AATGGGACATGCCGGTGCTATTGTTGGGGGAGCAGACGATACAGCCGCAGCAAAAATGAAAATTATGCGAGAATGTGGAATTCGTGTAGTAGAATCACCTGCGGAGATAGGTGCAGCCATAGCAGAAGAGCTTGCAAATGTAAAAGCTTAGTCACCTTTATGACGATCCAGTGCCGGCGGTTAAATTACCGTTGGTTGACATATAAAAGAAAAAGCCCGTAAGAATTTGCGGGCTTTTTTCGTATATTGCTTCGAGGAGAATTAAACCATGGGTTTATACAATAAATGGGGGATATTGTTAGTTTGTTTGAACATTACGCTTCATTCATGTGCGCAGACATCCAAAGATAAGACCGCAATATCCACTTCATCAAAACATCATCAGATTATGAATACGCAGGATAAAATAGACACTACGGTAAAGAGTGAAGGAAATTACAATAAGCTAACTGCCGACGAGGCTTGGGTAATAGAAAGAAAAGGTACTGAACGGCCCTTTACTGGGGATTTATTGGATAACAAAGCCAAAGGAGTGTACCTATGTAAAAAATGTAATGCTCCTTTATACCGCTCGGACGACAAATTTGAATCGCACTGTGGTTGGCCAAGTTTTGATGACGAGATTAAAGATGCCGTTCGGCGTATTCAGGATCCTGATGGTATGCGCACAGAAATTGTGTGTGCCAATTGTGGAGGGCATTTAGGGCATGTTTTTATCGGTGAAGGATTTACTTCAAAAGATACGAGACATTGCGTTAATTCTGTTTCTATGAAGTTTGTGCCCTTGGAACAAGACGAGTAAAGCGGACTCAACATCATAATCAACGGGGAGACAATTGGCTTGGCATTGTTAAGCTTAGCTTGATATGCTGTATGTTATGTAGGTACTCGCATTTTACAGTGACTTATTAACAAAATTGGAGAGCATGGTATAATAACCGGTTAGGACAAAAACAAGTTGTAATAAAACGTTTTAGTTTCTGTGTTATGAAAATATTCTTTTAAATTTAGCGTTTTTAAGAACCGATCTAATAATTTAATAGATGCTAAAGATGAACAAACCTATTGCTCGTTTATGTTTTGCAGCATTACTCACCATACCAGCTATGGTAAGTGCGCAAGAAAAGAAGTTAACAGACTATGTAGACCCTTTTATAGGTACAGGAGGACACGGTCATACTTTCCCCGGAGCGGTGGTGCC
This Olivibacter sp. SDN3 DNA region includes the following protein-coding sequences:
- a CDS encoding methionine-R-sulfoxide reductase codes for the protein MNTQDKIDTTVKSEGNYNKLTADEAWVIERKGTERPFTGDLLDNKAKGVYLCKKCNAPLYRSDDKFESHCGWPSFDDEIKDAVRRIQDPDGMRTEIVCANCGGHLGHVFIGEGFTSKDTRHCVNSVSMKFVPLEQDE